A single Candidatus Limnocylindrales bacterium DNA region contains:
- a CDS encoding exonuclease domain-containing protein, whose protein sequence is MRNRLHSFLAERSGPAPVAELLDLLFDGRSRDSEFGRSFLRALLADDPRFRERDAGAAWSLAEEHVLDAEISSAPFVVVDLETTGHRPDDEGVTEIGAIRLEGLREVGRFESLVNPGRPIPSFVTKLTGISDAMVAKAPPIRTVIAQFAAFAEGAVLVAHNAAFDARLLDHACQRWVGRPLGLPTLCTVKLAQRLMPDQRRTSLEALCTHFGLAPSRRHRAMADAEMTVELLARFVPMLQERGARRVHELIEAQADPAAPRRLEIHVRQSDLEELPAAPGVYRLIGREEEPLFIGRADNLRERVLQYFLAADHASDRQLAMISKTYEISFTRCGSTLEAALLEAADIHRFEPSYNRGDRHLPRGSFVKVSTRAPFPRVFVAPRVAPDDSLYVGPLRGRAFANDAAELVAASFRLRTCPGPLKPDPQYQPCSLGPAGRCSSPCNALVDADSYAQQVEALSRCLRSRFGPRELLANLHLPQGSPDYGRYQAAARRLERLAQRSHWLINALHYLALAPAPLGSGAFVAAVVAGRCIGTWSVRGDDDVDALLATVRRAWAGQLPPRDELPTADASTILAFWLQEPETATGEQLIALEESDEATLTDARSRLHAALR, encoded by the coding sequence GTGCGCAACCGCCTCCATTCCTTTCTCGCCGAGCGCAGCGGGCCTGCGCCGGTGGCCGAGCTTCTGGATCTCCTCTTCGATGGCCGCTCGCGCGACAGCGAATTCGGTCGCAGCTTCCTGCGCGCGCTGCTCGCCGACGATCCGCGCTTTCGCGAACGCGATGCCGGCGCGGCGTGGTCGCTGGCCGAAGAGCACGTGCTCGACGCCGAGATCTCCTCGGCCCCGTTCGTGGTCGTCGATCTGGAGACGACCGGACACCGACCCGATGACGAGGGCGTGACCGAGATCGGCGCCATCCGTCTGGAAGGGCTTCGCGAGGTCGGGCGTTTCGAGTCGCTCGTCAATCCCGGGCGGCCCATCCCGAGCTTCGTCACCAAGCTGACCGGCATCTCCGATGCGATGGTGGCCAAGGCACCGCCGATCCGCACGGTCATCGCGCAGTTCGCGGCCTTTGCCGAGGGCGCCGTGCTGGTGGCGCACAACGCCGCCTTCGACGCGCGGCTGCTCGACCACGCCTGCCAGCGATGGGTCGGGCGCCCGCTGGGCCTGCCCACGCTATGCACCGTCAAGCTGGCGCAGCGTCTGATGCCCGACCAGCGCCGCACGTCGCTCGAAGCGCTGTGCACGCACTTCGGCCTGGCGCCGTCGCGCCGCCACCGCGCGATGGCGGATGCGGAGATGACGGTGGAACTGCTCGCCCGCTTCGTCCCGATGCTGCAGGAGCGCGGCGCCAGGCGCGTGCACGAGCTGATCGAAGCGCAGGCGGATCCGGCCGCGCCGCGCCGCCTCGAGATCCACGTACGGCAGTCGGACCTCGAAGAGCTGCCGGCGGCGCCCGGCGTCTACCGCCTGATCGGTCGCGAGGAGGAGCCGCTGTTCATCGGCCGCGCCGACAATCTGCGCGAGCGCGTGCTGCAGTACTTTCTGGCTGCCGATCACGCCAGCGACCGGCAGCTGGCGATGATCTCCAAAACCTACGAGATCTCGTTCACGCGCTGCGGCTCGACCCTGGAAGCGGCGCTGCTGGAGGCGGCCGACATCCACCGCTTCGAGCCGAGCTACAACCGCGGCGACCGTCACCTGCCGCGCGGCTCGTTCGTCAAGGTGTCCACGCGCGCACCGTTCCCGCGCGTGTTCGTCGCTCCGCGCGTTGCACCCGACGACTCGCTGTACGTAGGACCGCTGCGGGGACGTGCGTTCGCCAACGACGCCGCCGAGCTGGTGGCGGCGTCCTTCCGCCTGCGCACGTGTCCGGGGCCGCTCAAGCCGGATCCGCAGTATCAGCCCTGTTCGCTGGGACCGGCCGGGCGCTGCTCCAGCCCGTGCAACGCCCTGGTCGATGCCGACAGCTATGCGCAGCAGGTCGAGGCGTTGTCACGATGCCTGCGCAGCCGCTTCGGGCCACGCGAGCTGCTGGCCAACCTGCATCTGCCGCAAGGCAGCCCCGACTACGGCCGCTACCAGGCGGCCGCGCGCCGTCTCGAGCGTCTGGCGCAGCGCTCGCACTGGCTGATCAACGCCTTGCATTACCTGGCGCTGGCGCCGGCGCCGCTCGGCAGTGGCGCCTTCGTCGCGGCCGTGGTGGCCGGTCGATGCATCGGCACATGGAGCGTTCGCGGCGACGACGATGTGGACGCTTTGCTGGCGACCGTGCGGCGGGCGTGGGCGGGGCAGCTGCCTCCGCGCGACGAGCTCCCCACCGCCGACGCCAGCACCATCCTGGCATTCTGGCTTCAGGAGCCGGAGACGGCCACGGGCGAGCAGCTCATCGCCCTGGAGGAATCCGACGAGGCCACGCTCACCGACGCGCGCTCGCGCCTGCACGCCGCGCTTCGCTGA
- a CDS encoding CDP-alcohol phosphatidyltransferase family protein, which translates to MLGRTNENGRDVSSGGSALGPNLVSLARPLLGWLLATVLAADGESYAALPIVVLACISDYVDGRMARRRGVESFPGRLVDNLCDAFFLGLALWSMGAARVWAPEGGWLHESAALHQLPLAAFAAAFSSYLARMLLERRRGGAAARSRIGHGAGIANYGLVVAGAVEAWPAIALPAVLVEVALLAVSFLNLAAVIENVRLMFPAGSASPTMPA; encoded by the coding sequence ATGCTGGGACGCACAAATGAGAACGGCCGCGATGTGAGCTCGGGCGGCTCCGCGCTGGGACCGAATCTGGTCAGCCTGGCGCGGCCCCTTCTCGGCTGGCTGCTGGCGACGGTCCTGGCCGCCGACGGCGAATCCTACGCTGCTCTGCCGATCGTCGTGCTGGCCTGCATCAGCGACTACGTCGACGGCCGGATGGCGCGGCGCCGCGGCGTCGAGAGCTTCCCCGGACGTCTCGTCGACAACCTGTGCGATGCGTTTTTCCTGGGCCTGGCGCTGTGGTCGATGGGCGCGGCGCGCGTCTGGGCGCCGGAGGGCGGCTGGCTTCACGAGTCGGCGGCGCTGCATCAGCTTCCGCTCGCGGCATTCGCGGCGGCGTTCTCGAGCTATCTGGCGCGCATGCTGCTCGAGCGAAGGCGCGGCGGCGCGGCGGCGCGCTCGCGAATCGGCCACGGGGCCGGTATCGCCAACTACGGCCTCGTCGTTGCCGGCGCGGTCGAGGCATGGCCGGCCATCGCGCTTCCGGCCGTGCTGGTGGAGGTGGCGTTGCTCGCCGTCTCGTTCCTGAACCTGGCGGCGGTCATCGAGAACGTGCGCCTCATGTTCCCAGCCGGCAGCGCCAGCCCTACAATGCCCGCATGA
- the mgtE gene encoding magnesium transporter produces the protein MSAPAEIEKPDRDLITALLEAGDEGALRERLTDLHPADLGDLLDSLEDPERALQLFRLLSPETASEVIREVNEHTRGSLAEMLSDARLTAVLERLDTDDAADLLGKLPEDRLDRLLRRASPEVRRNVAGLLTYPEDSAGGIMKTEVATAPADSTVREVIDYIRKRADDFHDVNDVFVADAQRRLVGRVPLRSLLLYDDDAVLADFMEPEPASVEVDVDQEEVARMFEKYDLLTLPVVDALGRVVGRITVDDIVDVIAEEATEDILKLAGVGEESITTGGPLQAVRSRLPWLAFNFLTAALSAFIIAQFEDTIREVAIAAALMTVISALAGNAGTQTMTVLVRGIALGEAGRAQARRLLLREALTSFISGALLGLSSALIVFVWRGDARLALVMGLALLINLQVSAAVGTLVPLMLRGMGLDPAVSSSVLVTAATDWGGFFVFLGLLTLML, from the coding sequence ATGAGCGCTCCAGCGGAAATCGAGAAGCCCGACCGTGACCTCATCACGGCGCTGCTGGAAGCAGGCGACGAAGGCGCGCTGCGCGAGCGCCTGACCGACCTCCATCCGGCCGACCTCGGCGACCTGCTCGACTCGCTGGAAGATCCCGAGCGCGCGCTTCAACTCTTTCGTCTGCTCAGTCCGGAGACCGCCTCCGAAGTCATTCGCGAGGTCAACGAGCATACCCGTGGATCGCTGGCCGAGATGCTCTCGGACGCGCGCCTGACCGCGGTCCTGGAGCGCCTCGACACCGACGACGCCGCCGACCTGCTCGGCAAGCTGCCCGAGGACCGGCTCGATCGCCTGCTGCGGCGGGCTAGCCCCGAGGTACGGCGCAACGTCGCCGGCCTGCTCACCTACCCCGAAGACAGCGCCGGCGGCATCATGAAGACCGAGGTGGCGACGGCGCCTGCCGACTCCACCGTGCGCGAGGTCATCGACTATATCCGCAAGCGCGCCGACGACTTTCACGACGTCAACGACGTCTTCGTCGCCGACGCACAAAGACGTCTGGTCGGGCGCGTGCCGCTTCGTTCCCTCCTGCTCTACGACGATGATGCTGTGCTCGCCGACTTCATGGAGCCCGAGCCCGCCTCGGTCGAGGTCGACGTCGATCAGGAAGAAGTCGCGCGCATGTTCGAGAAGTACGACCTGCTCACGCTGCCGGTCGTGGATGCGCTCGGCCGCGTGGTCGGCCGCATCACGGTCGACGACATCGTCGACGTCATCGCCGAGGAGGCCACCGAGGACATCCTCAAGCTGGCCGGCGTCGGCGAGGAATCCATCACCACCGGCGGCCCGCTCCAGGCGGTGCGCTCGCGGCTTCCGTGGCTGGCGTTCAACTTCCTCACCGCGGCCTTGAGCGCGTTCATCATCGCGCAGTTCGAGGACACCATCCGCGAGGTCGCGATCGCCGCCGCGCTGATGACGGTGATCTCGGCGCTGGCCGGCAACGCCGGAACGCAGACGATGACGGTGCTGGTGCGCGGCATCGCCCTCGGCGAGGCGGGGCGCGCGCAGGCTCGGCGCCTGCTGCTGCGCGAGGCGCTGACCTCCTTCATCAGCGGCGCGCTGCTGGGACTGTCCTCGGCCTTGATCGTCTTCGTCTGGCGCGGCGACGCGCGCCTCGCGCTCGTCATGGGGCTGGCGCTGCTGATCAACCTTCAGGTTTCGGCGGCGGTGGGCACGCTGGTTCCGCTGATGCTGCGCGGGATGGGCCTGGACCCGGCGGTGTCCTCGTCGGTGCTCGTCACCGCAGCGACCGACTGGGGCGGCTTCTTCGTGTTCCTGGGTCTGTTGACGCTGATGCTGTAG
- a CDS encoding ChbG/HpnK family deacetylase — MKRRCVIITADDFGLLPEVNDAVIAGYESGIVTSASLRVTATASHSATVAASMRPGLGVGLQLVLCDGVSTLPRRHIPNLVDGAGRFVDRPLEAAWLYRKRAGLREELKSEIRAQIEKFLATGLNLNFLSSHYHLHLHPTVLSVIKELAEEYPIHALRMPCSRLVPMDQRSGLPVVQAAAESRVLGMIVRWGGLRARSFVRPDRVEPLSLQRPATEHAVAARIKALPNGVTELVCRPGSMFHQFDGVGEAAVISSRIVREAITESGVDPISYRSLIEDF; from the coding sequence TTGAAACGACGGTGTGTCATCATCACGGCCGACGACTTCGGCCTGCTGCCCGAGGTCAACGACGCGGTGATCGCCGGCTACGAGAGCGGCATCGTCACCAGCGCGTCGCTGCGGGTGACCGCGACGGCCTCGCATTCGGCGACGGTGGCAGCCTCGATGCGCCCGGGACTGGGCGTCGGGCTGCAGCTGGTGCTGTGCGACGGCGTCTCCACGCTGCCCCGGCGGCACATCCCCAACCTCGTCGATGGCGCCGGCCGCTTCGTCGACCGGCCGCTGGAAGCGGCCTGGCTGTACCGCAAGCGCGCCGGGCTGCGAGAGGAGCTCAAGAGCGAGATCCGGGCGCAGATCGAGAAGTTCCTGGCTACGGGGCTCAACCTGAACTTCCTTTCTTCGCACTATCACCTGCATCTCCATCCGACGGTGCTGTCGGTGATCAAGGAGCTGGCGGAGGAGTATCCGATCCACGCGCTGCGCATGCCGTGCTCGCGCCTGGTCCCGATGGACCAGCGCTCGGGCCTCCCTGTCGTGCAGGCGGCGGCCGAATCACGCGTGCTCGGCATGATCGTGCGCTGGGGCGGGCTGCGTGCCAGGTCGTTCGTGCGGCCCGACCGCGTCGAGCCTCTGAGCCTGCAGCGGCCTGCCACCGAGCACGCGGTGGCTGCGCGCATCAAGGCCCTCCCGAACGGCGTCACCGAGCTCGTATGCCGTCCCGGCTCGATGTTCCATCAGTTCGACGGTGTGGGCGAGGCAGCCGTCATCAGCAGCCGCATCGTGCGCGAAGCGATTACGGAGTCGGGCGTGGATCCGATCTCCTATCGGTCCCTCATCGAAGATTTCTAG
- a CDS encoding Smr/MutS family protein: MRSRSTKKGGHATPPPEPGFHSPFRDLVHAAAEQLAAAGKAKRKQRAAAVPSAPASAAAQRPREIPEITDEEAFAQATAGVAPLSRPASAVRRAFTPDLERIAARRNDLEELGALDFDIAFHDHYVRARAAGVSRETLAQLEKGMFAVSAHIDLHGMVLDDARVSVDEFLREQQRRGHRCVLIVTGKGRNSPRQQGVLRQKVPEWLARGPSARRILAFVTARPCDGGLGALYVLMRRGSSRKNRIDVELGGVGGLES, from the coding sequence ATGCGCTCGCGCAGCACGAAGAAGGGCGGCCACGCAACGCCTCCACCCGAGCCCGGCTTCCATTCGCCGTTCCGGGACCTGGTCCACGCGGCCGCCGAGCAGTTGGCCGCCGCCGGCAAGGCGAAGCGCAAGCAGCGCGCTGCAGCCGTGCCATCGGCGCCGGCTTCTGCGGCGGCACAGCGGCCGCGCGAGATTCCTGAGATCACGGACGAAGAAGCTTTTGCACAGGCGACCGCAGGCGTTGCGCCCCTGAGCCGGCCTGCCTCGGCAGTGCGGCGTGCGTTCACGCCGGACCTCGAACGCATCGCCGCGCGAAGAAACGACCTCGAAGAGCTCGGCGCCCTCGATTTCGACATCGCTTTTCACGACCACTACGTGCGCGCGCGAGCGGCGGGAGTCAGTCGCGAGACGCTGGCGCAGCTCGAGAAGGGCATGTTCGCGGTCAGCGCACACATCGATTTGCACGGCATGGTCCTGGACGATGCACGCGTGAGCGTGGATGAATTCCTGCGCGAGCAGCAGCGCCGTGGTCACCGGTGTGTCTTGATCGTCACCGGCAAAGGTCGCAATTCGCCGCGGCAGCAGGGTGTTCTTCGACAGAAGGTACCCGAGTGGCTGGCACGTGGTCCCAGTGCGCGACGCATCCTCGCCTTCGTGACTGCACGTCCCTGTGATGGCGGCCTCGGTGCACTGTATGTATTGATGCGCAGAGGCAGTTCACGTAAAAATCGAATCGACGTCGAGCTGGGTGGAGTCGGTGGTCTGGAGAGTTGA
- a CDS encoding D-alanine--D-alanine ligase family protein yields MKGSRSLHVLVLVGGRSAEHPISLRSGATVVAALAQTPHRTTVVGITRDGVWVHGDLTDQLETARNAIIDLDGRGMRRVTVAWDGTSCRLYALDGSDLGDAGAAVDVVFPVLHGPNGEDGTVQGLLELARVPYVGAATTASALAMDKLAMKTLCAGAGLPQVEFLSAGDDDAAALDARVRSAFGYPCYVKPANLGSSVGVSRARDADELAAALAEARRHDERVLVERAVDAREIEIAVLGSKPPRLSPVGEIMPAQGFYDFDSKYVDATAGLRAPTEVPEDALVRIQEVAAAAWELIGGRGMARIDFFLERGSGNVLLNEINTIPGFTQISMYPRLWSAAGLELPELVETLLSLALERR; encoded by the coding sequence GTGAAGGGATCGCGAAGTCTTCATGTCCTGGTACTGGTTGGCGGGCGCTCGGCCGAGCATCCGATCTCTCTTCGCTCGGGCGCAACGGTAGTAGCGGCGCTGGCGCAGACACCCCACCGCACCACCGTCGTGGGCATCACCCGTGACGGCGTCTGGGTGCACGGCGATCTCACCGATCAGTTGGAAACCGCCCGCAACGCGATCATCGACCTCGACGGACGGGGCATGCGACGGGTAACGGTGGCCTGGGACGGAACCAGCTGCCGCCTCTACGCGCTGGACGGGTCCGACCTGGGCGACGCCGGTGCGGCGGTCGATGTGGTCTTTCCCGTCCTGCACGGCCCCAACGGCGAGGACGGCACGGTGCAGGGCCTGCTGGAGCTGGCGCGCGTGCCGTACGTTGGCGCGGCAACGACCGCCAGCGCTCTGGCGATGGACAAGCTGGCGATGAAGACGCTCTGCGCCGGAGCGGGCCTGCCGCAGGTCGAGTTCCTTTCGGCCGGTGACGACGACGCGGCCGCGCTGGATGCGCGCGTTCGATCCGCGTTCGGCTATCCCTGCTACGTCAAGCCCGCGAATCTCGGATCGTCGGTCGGCGTTTCGCGTGCGCGCGATGCAGACGAGCTCGCCGCCGCCCTGGCCGAAGCGCGCCGGCACGACGAGCGGGTGCTGGTGGAGCGCGCGGTCGATGCGCGCGAGATCGAGATCGCCGTCCTCGGCAGCAAGCCGCCGCGCCTCTCGCCCGTCGGCGAGATCATGCCTGCGCAAGGCTTCTACGATTTCGACAGCAAGTATGTCGACGCCACTGCCGGGCTGCGCGCGCCGACCGAAGTGCCCGAGGACGCGCTGGTACGTATCCAGGAAGTTGCGGCAGCGGCCTGGGAACTGATCGGCGGACGCGGAATGGCCCGCATCGACTTCTTCCTGGAGCGCGGCAGCGGCAACGTGCTCCTCAACGAGATCAACACGATCCCCGGCTTCACGCAGATCAGCATGTATCCGCGGCTGTGGTCGGCCGCCGGCCTGGAGCTGCCGGAGCTGGTCGAGACGCTCCTGTCGCTGGCGCTGGAGAGACGTTGA
- a CDS encoding LysR family transcriptional regulator, producing MHIETLKIFCDVVENQSFSLAASQNFITQSAVSQQVRGLEERYGKRLLERKRGSVRPTAAGEILHRASREILHLFNEMEAQLQGLSNVVTGSIRVGTVHSIGLYELSEPLKHYFADFPHVNVYLEYDRASHVYEQVLRGNVDLGIVAYPTARAQITVLDFRTDRLVVACAPDHPLADKTRISVADLHGEKIVGFEKGIPTRLALDRLFTEKQVAVQYVAELDNIEMVKRLVEVGAGVAIIPDKACAHEIHAGTLVRIELADRGITRPIGIIYRTGKHFSPAAEKFIEYLQADSKRHLRSA from the coding sequence ATGCACATCGAGACCCTGAAGATCTTCTGTGACGTGGTCGAGAACCAGAGCTTCTCGCTGGCCGCATCGCAAAATTTCATCACCCAGTCCGCCGTCAGCCAGCAGGTTCGCGGCCTGGAGGAGCGCTACGGCAAACGGCTCCTGGAGCGCAAAAGAGGAAGCGTGAGGCCTACGGCGGCCGGCGAGATTCTCCACCGTGCCAGCCGCGAGATCCTGCACCTCTTCAACGAGATGGAGGCGCAGCTCCAGGGCCTCAGCAACGTCGTCACCGGCAGCATCCGCGTGGGCACGGTGCACAGCATCGGCCTGTACGAGCTGTCGGAGCCGCTCAAGCACTACTTCGCCGACTTCCCGCACGTCAACGTCTACCTGGAGTACGACCGCGCCAGTCACGTCTACGAGCAGGTGCTTCGTGGCAACGTCGATCTCGGCATCGTTGCCTATCCTACGGCGCGCGCACAGATCACCGTCCTCGACTTCCGCACCGATCGCCTTGTCGTGGCGTGTGCGCCCGATCATCCGCTCGCCGACAAGACGCGCATCTCGGTCGCCGACCTGCATGGCGAGAAGATCGTCGGCTTTGAAAAGGGTATACCGACGCGTCTGGCACTCGATCGTCTGTTCACCGAGAAGCAGGTGGCGGTGCAGTACGTCGCCGAGCTCGACAACATCGAGATGGTCAAGCGTCTGGTCGAGGTCGGCGCGGGCGTGGCCATCATTCCGGACAAGGCCTGCGCGCACGAGATTCACGCCGGCACCCTGGTCCGCATCGAGCTTGCCGACCGCGGCATCACCCGCCCCATCGGCATCATCTACCGCACCGGCAAGCATTTCAGCCCGGCGGCGGAGAAATTCATCGAGTATCTGCAAGCCGACAGCAAGCGGCATTTGCGTAGCGCCTGA
- a CDS encoding TIGR03560 family F420-dependent LLM class oxidoreductase — protein sequence MASTASPTFFLFLPQAGLTWEALRSRARLVEELNYDGLWLVDHFWAGGMPDLDFLEAWTALAALAEATQRIRIGQMVTCNSYRNPALVAKMAATVDNISGGRLELGMGAGWMEEEYRAYGYDFPSMRTRLAQLEEGLELMTRMFEQPRATFHGSYYRVDDAPNQPKPQQSPLPITIGGAGEKILLRLVARYAKRWNCPMTNAPEIERLREVLASHCTAIGRDVSEIIVSEQTMVVVGADEEAFQQKMGMAKAVLGGFADVEKVSVQGTPDRVIAGLREKVSRGVQDFAIMFGDLASEETLELFATKVIPAFR from the coding sequence ATGGCTTCGACCGCATCGCCGACGTTCTTTCTGTTTCTGCCGCAAGCCGGGCTGACCTGGGAGGCGCTGCGCTCGCGCGCCCGCCTGGTCGAGGAGCTGAACTACGACGGACTGTGGCTGGTCGATCACTTCTGGGCCGGAGGCATGCCGGACCTCGACTTCCTCGAGGCGTGGACGGCGCTGGCAGCACTGGCGGAAGCGACGCAGCGCATTCGCATCGGCCAGATGGTGACCTGCAACTCCTACCGCAACCCCGCGCTGGTGGCCAAGATGGCCGCAACGGTCGACAACATCAGCGGCGGGCGTCTGGAGCTCGGAATGGGCGCCGGCTGGATGGAAGAGGAGTACCGTGCCTACGGCTACGATTTTCCGAGCATGCGCACGCGGCTGGCGCAGCTCGAGGAAGGCCTCGAGCTCATGACGAGGATGTTCGAGCAGCCACGCGCAACCTTCCACGGCAGCTACTACCGCGTCGACGACGCTCCCAATCAGCCCAAGCCCCAGCAGTCGCCGCTACCGATCACGATCGGCGGCGCCGGCGAAAAAATTTTGCTGCGCCTGGTCGCCCGCTACGCGAAGCGTTGGAACTGTCCGATGACCAACGCGCCGGAGATCGAGCGTCTACGCGAGGTGCTCGCGTCTCACTGCACCGCCATCGGCCGCGATGTGAGTGAAATCATCGTCAGCGAACAGACAATGGTCGTCGTCGGCGCCGATGAAGAGGCGTTCCAGCAGAAGATGGGTATGGCCAAGGCCGTCCTCGGCGGCTTCGCCGATGTCGAGAAGGTCTCGGTGCAGGGCACTCCCGACCGCGTCATCGCCGGCCTGCGCGAAAAGGTGTCGCGCGGAGTGCAGGACTTCGCCATCATGTTCGGCGACCTCGCCAGCGAAGAAACCCTCGAGCTCTTCGCCACCAAAGTCATCCCCGCCTTCCGCTGA
- a CDS encoding 4Fe-4S dicluster domain-containing protein, translated as MATVITEECINCGACEPECPNTAIYQGGVEYEWQGVKHAPLSNDFFFIVPAKCTECVGFFDHEACAAVCPVDCCVPDPKIPETEAQLIERARQLHPGTDFAADFPSRFRKDGGSAAAAGGDAAAVASAGAAAAAPAASAAAPSPAAPAAKPAPSAKPAAAAPEPAATQAASLEDFDVPIVCKSCEGEYSVGFRFITPGINLRCPHCGVSQSPTQQMYVLVSQILERYTSRLDAEIERHRRAEEAEQRRFEQGVRELREDVEGEIRRITSRMSAKPKRSFLGLG; from the coding sequence ATGGCAACGGTCATTACCGAGGAATGCATCAACTGCGGGGCCTGCGAGCCGGAGTGCCCGAACACCGCCATCTATCAGGGCGGCGTCGAGTACGAATGGCAGGGCGTCAAGCATGCACCCCTGTCGAATGATTTCTTCTTCATCGTTCCCGCCAAGTGCACCGAGTGCGTCGGCTTCTTCGACCACGAAGCCTGCGCGGCCGTCTGCCCCGTCGATTGCTGCGTTCCCGACCCCAAGATCCCGGAGACCGAAGCGCAGCTGATCGAACGCGCCCGGCAGCTTCACCCGGGCACGGATTTCGCCGCGGATTTTCCGTCGCGGTTCCGCAAGGACGGCGGCAGTGCGGCGGCTGCGGGCGGCGATGCTGCCGCTGTCGCGTCCGCCGGTGCTGCCGCTGCCGCGCCCGCTGCGTCTGCCGCCGCCCCTTCGCCGGCCGCACCCGCCGCCAAGCCAGCGCCGTCCGCCAAGCCGGCTGCCGCGGCACCCGAGCCGGCTGCCACGCAGGCGGCGTCGCTCGAGGACTTCGACGTTCCGATCGTCTGCAAGAGCTGCGAAGGCGAGTATTCCGTCGGCTTCCGCTTCATCACCCCGGGCATCAACCTGCGCTGTCCGCACTGCGGCGTCTCGCAGAGCCCGACGCAGCAGATGTACGTGCTGGTCAGCCAGATCCTGGAGCGCTACACCAGCAGGCTCGATGCCGAAATCGAGCGGCACCGGCGCGCCGAGGAAGCCGAGCAGCGCCGCTTCGAGCAGGGCGTGCGTGAGCTGCGCGAGGACGTGGAAGGGGAGATCCGCCGCATCACCTCGCGCATGTCCGCCAAGCCGAAGCGCTCGTTCCTCGGTCTCGGCTGA